The proteins below come from a single Papaver somniferum cultivar HN1 chromosome 11, ASM357369v1, whole genome shotgun sequence genomic window:
- the LOC113321957 gene encoding CBL-interacting serine/threonine-protein kinase 5-like, which produces MMSSNQESEQKNGGGERRSTLFGKYEMGRLLGQGTFAKVYYAKEIHSGESVAIKIINKDQVRKEGLMEQIKREISVMRLVRHPNVVEIKEVMATKGKIFFVMEYVRGGELFAKVANGKLTEDTARKYFQQLISAIDFCHSRGVSHRDLKPENLLLDENENLKISDFGLSALPEHLRNDGLLHTQCGTPAYVAPEVLKRKGYDGSKADIWSCGVILYVLLAGFLPFQDENIMKMYKKVYKAEYVFPRWFSHDTKRLISKLLVSDPEKRISIESIMKVSWFHKGFSRASSFVNLASMGGGTSPFKFDDDNNNNNNITKSVSKTPSPTKPTKPAFFNAFELISSMSSGFDLSNLFESKKKTKSMFTSKLSASAIMMKLESVAKGLRFKVAKVKAFKVKMQGSEEGRKGKLLITAEVFEVAPEVAIVEFSKSSGDSLEYDKFCEDCVRPALKDIVWSWQGYDNDSSVDGNSSVTGSTSCADLQELTVN; this is translated from the coding sequence ATGATGTCTTCTAATCAGGAATCAGAGCAGAAAAATGGAGGTGGAGAAAGAAGAAGTACGTTGTTTGGGAAGTATGAAATGGGAAGATTACTGGGGCAAGGAACATTTGCGAAGGTTTATTATGCGAAAGAAATCCATTCCGGAGAAAGTGTAGCCATTAAAATCATAAACAAAGATCaagtaagaaaagaaggattgatGGAACAAATcaaaagagaaatctctgttaTGAGATTAGTTCGTCATCCGAATGTCGTTGAGATTAAAGAAGTTATGGCAACCAAGGGAAAGATCTTTTTCGTCATGGAATATGTTCGTGGCGGTGAACTTTTCGCCAAAGTCGCAAACGGTAAACTCACAGAAgacactgcaagaaaatatttCCAACAATTAATTTCTGCGATTGATTTCTGTCATAGCCGTGGCGTCTCTCATCGTGATTTGAAACCGGAAAATCTTCTGTTAGATGAGAATGAGAATCTAAAAATCTCAGATTTCGGATTATCAGCTCTACCTGAACATCTGAGAAACGACGGATTACTTCATACTCAGTGTGGAACTCCAGCTTATGTTGCTCCGGAAGTTTTAAAGAGGAAAGGTTATGACGGATCGAAGGCGGATATCTGGTCGTGCGGTGTTATTCTGTATGTCCTGTTAGCCGGATTTCTTCCGTTTCAGGATGAGAATATCATGAAGATGTATAAGAAAGTTTATAAAGCAGAGTACGTGTTTCCGAGATGGTTTTCTCATGATACCAAAAGATTGATATCCAAATTATTAGTTTCAGATCCAGAGAAGAGGATTTCGATCGAATCGATTATGAAGGTTTCGTGGTTCCATAAAGGATTTAGTCGTGCATCATCGTTTGTTAATCTGGCATCAATGGGAGGAGGAACAAGTCCATTCAAATTCgatgatgataataataataataataatataaccaAATCAGTGTCGAAAACTCCATCGCCAACGAAACCAACAAAACCAGCTTTTTTCAATGCATTTGAACTGATTTCATCAATGTCATCCGGATTTGATTTGTCAAATTTGTTTGAGAGCAAGAAGAAAACGAAATCAATGTTTACTTCGAAATTATCAGCTTCAGCGATCATGATGAAATTAGAATCAGTGGCCAAAGGATTAAGATTCAAGGTCGCCAAAGTAAAAGCATTCAAAGTGAAAATGCAAGGTTCAGAAGAAGGAAGGAAAGGGAAATTGTTGATAACGGCAGAAGTTTTCGAAGTTGCACCGGAAGTAGCCATTGTTGAATTCTCAAAATCATCTGGAGATTCGTTGGAGTATGATAAATTCTGTGAGGACTGTGTTAGGCCTGCTTTGAAAGATATTGTCTGGTCATGGCAAGGATATGATAATGACAGCTCCGTCGATGGTAACAGTAGCGTTACCGGAAGTACTAGTTGTGCGGACTTGCAAGAGTTAACCGTTAACTGA
- the LOC113325040 gene encoding uncharacterized protein LOC113325040 encodes MRQFLWGSIKKKPKKGRVGWKKVNLPKEGGGAGILKSRDHVEKNIHIQVNSSDRCLFWKDVWLNGQSLKSLFPNLFSLSRLQDATIQEMIDRNAGDSLKFAFCRSLKDSEIEDVAHLLDLLSTFNCGVGADHRIWQNGTKTFSVSECYKSLEDEGLLLFPYKCVWNPKIPYKVILSVWSLCYDAAPTMDTLRNSYNVNGCLLCKRSAESNHHLFLHCEVTREIWYYFLGSYNLQWVFQETVRNTILERRKKKGRNLCLRTKIWDIIPFAIWWAVWLERNARVFNGKYNSVENMKDSVKAFIYNWCVGTSIFEGITLNMVLSNWEAVVH; translated from the exons ATGAGACAGTTCTTATGGGGTTCAATTAAAAAGAAACCTAAGAAAGGTCGGGTAGGTTGGAAAAAGGTGAATTTACCAAAGGAAGGTGGAGGTGCAG GAATATTGAAGAGTAgagatcatgtggagaaaaataTACACATTCAAGTGAACAGTAGTGATAGGTGTCTTTTCTGGAAGGATGTTTGGTTGAATGGCCAATCTTTAAAATCATTGTTCCCTAATCTGTTCAGTTTAAGCAGATTACAAGATGCTACAATCCAGGAGATGATTGATAGGAATGCAGGTGATAGTTTGAAGTTTGCTTTTTGCAGGAGTCTCAAGGATTCTGAAATTGAAGACGTTGCTCATTTGTTAGATTTGCTGTCTACTTTTAATTGTGGAGTTGGAGCAGATCACAGGATATGGCAGAATGGTACAAAGACTTTTTCTGTCTCAGAGTGCTACAAATCATTAGAGGATGAAGGATTGCTGTTGTTTCCCTATAAGTGTGTTTGGAATCCAAAAATTCCATACAAGGTAATATTATCTGTTTGGTCTCTATGTTATGATGCTGCTCCAACAATGGATACCTTAAGGAACTCTTATAATGTGAATGGCTGCCTTTTATGCAAAAGAAGTGCAGAATCAAATCATCACTTGTTCTTGCATTGTGAAGTAACTAGAGAGATATGGTATTATTTCTTAGGGAGTTATAAtcttcaatgggtttttcaagaaactgtaAGGAATACTATCTTGGAGCGGAGGAAGAAAAAAGGAAGGAATTTGTGTCTGAGAACCAAGATTTGGGACATCATTCCTTTTGCAATATGGTGGGCAGTTTGGTTAGAAAGAAATGCAAGGGTTTTTAATGGTAAGTataattcagtggagaatatgAAGGACAGTGTAAAGGCATTCATTTACAACTGGTGTGTGGGTACTTCAATTTTTGAAGGCATCACTTTGAATATGGTTCTGTCTAATTGGGAGGCTGTGGTTCATTag